TTGGATTTTCTGATTGGGGCGTTCCCAACGGGAAGCATTTTTCACGTTCGTTACGGCCTGAATAAAGTTTTGAAAGGTTTCCTCTTTCACGAAACTTGGACTTTCTTCGAAATAAGGAGAAAGATCCCGAACCACAGGGCGATAATTTTGGTTCTTCCACTGAACTTTGGGATAAAAACGAATCTTCCATTTGTATCCAAGGGAATGTTTGACGAATAGATTTCCCTCAGGTTCCGGCTTCACGGCGTCTTTGGAGAAAGAAAGCCCCGGGCCGTTTTCATCATCCGGATACAGATCCGCACGAAGCGACTTTGTGCTGCTTTCCAAAGCATTTCCGATTTCAGGCGAGAGAACGATTCGTTCTCCCGTAGGGCGATTCCAATGATTCACATACGAATCATATTGATTTTTTTTTGCATTGTTCTCTGCAACAATCCTTTGTCCTTGTCCGGTGAATTCTATGGAAGCCAGATAACCGCCGCTATAGATAACAAACTGGCGTTCTCTGAAACTGAGAGAATTGTTTCTAAATTTTTCAATCAAATAGGAATAAGGAGAAATCACATGATCTTTTTCCCTGGCGGCAACTCTTGCGGTATCCGATTCCGTTTTTTTTCCGAAATACAAAGTTCTCCCTGGAAGATCATCAAATTTAATATCCAACAAATCTTCGTTCACCACCAAACGCGGAGCATCTTCTCCGATACAATATGACTTTTGAATCTCTTCCGAGGATGACTCTATGAATTTTGTTTTGAGAACACTCAGATCGGAAAATGAATTTTTCACATTGAAGTTTCCTTCGTAAGTGAGGATGTCCTTTTCATCCGGATGAAAATAAGAAACGGAAAAAATCGGGGATTTTCTCCAACCTCTTTCAAACATACGGAAAAAAATCGGATCTTTTCCGAAGGCAGGCTCTTTTTCTCCGCACCAGGTTTCTTTAGGTGGAAAATAAACAACCGATTTCCAATTTTCCTTCCAGTAATTGGTTTCGGTGATGTTTTCCGTTTTTTCCTCTAAAAAGAAAAATAGGAAAAACAGTAAAACGAAGGAAACAATAACATAGATTAAACGATTTTTCATACTTCAGTTAATGATTTTTTGCGTTTCGAATGAACATAATAAGCACCGATTCCCAGAATCAGACCCGGATAAAAGAATACCCCGATAGCCCAGACGATCAGCTTTTGATTGTCCGAAAGACTGACGGTTTGAACTTCTTCCTTTTTAGGAGGAATTTCCGCGATTCCCGTGTCCTGAAAAAGCCCAGTGACGGATGCATTCGCAAAATGACCGTTCATTACATAAGCAATAAACTGGTCCGTAATCCAGGAAGTGCCCGAATGAACAATGATCCTTCCTTTTTTGTCGTCACCCAGAGAAACAGGTGTTAGAACAACAGAAAGGATTAGGTTTTCTTTGGTTTCTTCCTTGTCTTGTTTCCCGTTATTGTTTTTATCCACAAACGCATCAGTGCCTGTTTCCAAAAGATTTGCCGACTTAAATGAAAAAGGTGTTTCGCCTGTAGATTGTGTCACAAAATAACCGCTATACGGGAAAAGAACTCCCAAATCTTTTTTAGGTAAAAGATCGGTAAGTTTGTTTTCGGAAAAACGTTTCGCTATGATAACTCCGGGCTTTTCCGCTCTTTCCATCAAAGGCTCTTTCTTGAATTGCAGCCCGGAAACTTTCAACAACCAATCGAAGTTTTCGTTTCCTTTCGGTTCGATCGTAATGAATAGTTTTCCGTTTTTTTCCAAAACGAATTTTTTGATCTCGGATTGTGCTTCCGGAGAAAACGGAACCGTTGGGCCCAGGATCGCCACCATATCTGCGTCAGCCGGAAGAACTCCCGGCCATCCTTGCGAAAACCCCAACTCGGCAACTTTAAAATTCAGAAATTGCAAATTCGTATTGAATCTGTTTACCTGTTCATTCGGTACGGAACGGAATCCCACACCGAATCTTTCCCCGTTCGAAGTTGTGAAATAAATCTTTTTCTGTTCCGTGGAAACATTAAAAATACCTGCGATTAACTTACGTTCCAGTTCTTCCAAATCACTCGGTTCTTTGGCAAAGATCTTTTCTTCCGCATAAGGGGTGTTACTATCCAATAAAGAATCTTTTTTGGATCGAATCACAATCGTTCCGTTGGAAGCTTGTCCGAAATCTTTCAATAAGTCGGTTTCCACATCCGCATTGATAAAATTGATCGTGATCAGAGGATTTTCGGTTTTGATCTGGTCGAGCAATATCTCAACATCCGGACGTATCTTGGTCAAGCTGAAGGAGCTTGCAGGACCGTCCGCTTCCAAAGGCCTGGGATAAAAAGCGGTGATCGTTGTTTCTTTGTGAATCTGCTTCAAAAGATTTCTGGAGATGGGAGAAAGAGAATACTTTCCCTTCGAACTCAAATCAAAATTATAATTTCGTTTGATGGCAAAATAATTGAACGCAACTAGCACAGGCAAAACCAATAAAAAACCGAGCAGAGCATTTTGTAATAGAGAACTTTTTGTTTTGCTGAGATTGCTCTGAGCTTCCAGAGAGGACTTTCCGATTTCAGTAAATAACACCTGCAATAAAAATGCAAATGAGAATACAACGATGATCAAAAGTAAAAACTCCCGTACTTTCGGAATGGAGCTGATTTCGGAATTGATTCCTGCGATCATTTGATTGTCGAGATAATCCCTAAGCAAAGAAAACCCGAATGCGGACAATCCGAGAGCCGTGCCGATATAACGGTTGCTGTCTTCTTTCCGAAAACGATGCGCAATCATCCGATAAACAGAATCAGATAACAGAAACAAGGTGATTGCCAGAAGCCATACGATCCTACGGGAAGGATCCGTGATCATTCCATCCAACAAAAAGAACAAAAACAGGGAAACTACACTGATAAAAGGAAAAATACGATCGATTGAAACTAACACAGAACTAACCTCTCCATCTTCTGGATTCCAATACCTTTACGGTAAGGTATAAAAAAAGAAGTGATCCCGTAACAAAGAACATAATTCCCGTTAGAGGAAGAACTCCTTTTGAAAAATTGATATAATGGGAAAATATATGCAGATGAAACAGGATTTTCCTAGTTGTTGCTTGGAACAAATGGGAAAAATACCCGACCACCCAAAGCGTAAGGATGATCAACACGGAAATCAAAAGGGAAATCATCTGGTTTTTGGCAATGCTCGAACCGAAAAGACCGATCGAATAAGTAAAAGTTCCTAGCAAAAACACTCCGATCGTGCCGGAAGCAACGATATAAAGAGGGGCCTGCCAATAACTGTAAAGCAGAATCGGAAAAAGCCCGTTGATGAATATCGTAATGATTCCGCAGATTGTAACACCAAACAGAAATTTGCCGAGAACAATGTCCGCATCGGTGATCGGGCTTGTAAAAAGCAATTCCAGAGTTCCTTTGTTTCTTTCTTCTACGATCGAACCCATGGATATGATGATCATCGCAATGAGGATCGTAGTCATAAAGGATATGAAGGTAACAATGGTGGCTTCTTCATAATTTGCTCTTCCGTTGAAGTTCAAAATCATGATAAAGAGCGCATTCAAAAAAGCGGTTCCGCCCAAAACCAAAGGTCCCATATATGTGCCGAAAAATAATTTTAATTCTTTTTTATAAATCCAAACAGCGATTTGCCAATTCATATTTTCTCCATAAAGATTTGTTCCAAAGATACTTCCTGTTTTTTTAAGGATTCGATTTGGATTCCGGAAGCGATTGCCGAAGTGAATAATTTTTCTTTGAAAGATTTAGGCTCGCGTGCTTTGATCAGAAAAACCGTCTCCTCATTCTGAACGCCTAAGTATTGTAAGTTGTCTTCCGGAGAAAGCTGCGAACGAAGGAAATTTTCCAATTCTTCCTTTCCCCTTCCGGAAAGTCCGATTTCCCAACCTGCCACCCGGCTCATTTCCTCTTCCAATTGTTTCAAACTGAGTTGTTGTCTGAGAGAACCTTTGTGTAAAAATAAAAACTTATCACATGTCTTGTAAATTTCGGAAAGGATATGACTGGAAATCAGAACCGTATGTTCTCCCGCCAAACTGCGGATCAGATTTCTGATCTCTACGATTTGTTTCGGATCGAGTCCGGAAATCGGTTCATCCATAATGACAACCGCAGGATTTCCCAGGATGGCTTGAGCGATTCCCACTCTCTTCCTGAATCCGAGGGACAAAGTGCTGATCAAACGGTCTTTTACTTCCGACAAATTTGTTTTTTGAAGAACGCGATCGATTTCACCGTTTAACTTTGATTCTTCTATTTTTTTCAAACGACTTACGAATTTAAGATAATCTTCCACACTCAGATCTTCGTAAAGAGGAGGAGATTCGGGAAGATAACCTATTTTCTGTTTGGCTTCAAGAGGATGCTCGAAAATGGATTTGCCGTCAATTTGCGCATCCCCCGCACTTGGAATCAGATAACCCGTCAAAATACGAAGGGTTGTCGTTTTTCCGGCTCCGTTTAGACCGAGAAGCCCGACGACTTCTCCCTTTTCCAACTTGAAATTCAAGCCTGTAATGGCTCGTTTTTCCCCATAAAATTTAGATAAATTGCTGACTTGAATCATAACTCTGGTTTTATTTTAAGTATATTTGAACGTATGAATGACTTTTACGAAAAAATCAAAGGCTTTTTCAAGGATGAGTCAAGCTTGTTGGAAGCAAAGCAACTTCTTTCGGAAAATTGGGAGAAATTGGCTCCCGATTATCTCAACAAAATTCTGGAAACCATTCGGGACGCCGTCTTTATCTTAGATTCCAATTGGAACTATATTTATCTGAATTCAAAGGCCTTGGAAATGGTCGAACTTTCCCCCGGTCAAATCATAGGGAAAGAAGTCTGGACGGTCTTCCCCGAAGTCAAAGAAAGCGAGCTCGGAGAAAGGATGAGAACTGCAGTTCGGGAACGCAAGAGCATGCAATTCGAACACATTCATGCCTTGGGGGAAAAATGGTATGATCTTCTCGTTCTTCCTTCTCAAGACTTTTTATTCGTTCTCGCCACGGAGATCACCTCACAAAAGAAGGTGGAACGGGGCTACGAAAGCGTAGTTTCCAAAAACCGTGCCATCATCAATTCCATCCCGGACAAACTCTATCGGATTCATAAAGACGGAATCGTAATTGATTACAAAATGTACCCTGATTTTCCGGGGTGGGATATGCCCTCCGGAAATTCGGAGGAACGATTTTCTTCCGTAGAATCTCTTTTTCCCGAGGAAAGTTTAAGTTCTATCCGTAATATGATTTCACAGGTGCTAACCTTGGATCAAACGCAATCAATTGAATATTCCAAAGAGGAATACGACGGGGTCAAGTTTTACGAGGCAAGGATTGCCAAAAGCGGTCCGGAAGAAGTTTTGGCAATCGTTCGTAACATTACGGAAAGAAAGAAAGCGGAACGCTTGAAAAACGAATTTATCAGTTTGGTAAGCCATGAACTTCGTACTCCCCTGACTTCGATTAAAGGTGCCATCGAACTTTTAATCGGCGGAGTAGCGGGAGATTTGTCCAACCAGGCAAAATCGCTATTGAATATTTGCCGCAAAAACACTCTGCGTCTGGTTCGGTTTGTGACGGATCTACTGGATATAGAAGCACTTGATTCGGGAAATATCAATTTTAAATACAAAGCGTTCTTTCTGGAAGATGTGATTCAAGCTTCCGTTGACGGAATGAGAACATTCGCAGAACAATATCATGTTTTGCTTAATTATCAGAAAGATGCGGATTCCATTTCCGTATATGTGGACGAAGATCGGTTGAATCACTGCGTTACCAATCTGATTTCCAATGCGGTCAAATACACTCCAAAGTATTCGGAAGTTATGATCCGAGTCGGCAAAACCGATTTGGGAGCCTATATTCAAGTGATAGACCAAGGTCCGGGAATTGATCCTGATTTTCAACCGAGATTGTTTCACAGATTCGCGCAAGGGACACCCCCCAAAGATAAGTTAGTTGGTGGGACAGGACTGGGATTGTCCATTACCAAGGGATTTATTGAAGTGATGAAAGGATCTATTGATTTTATCACTAGTCCCACGGGAACCTCGTTTACAATTACCTTACCTTTGTATGATTTGAATTCCCTTTCTAAATTCGCAGAAGGACAGAATCAATGAGAACGAACCCGAAACATATCAAAACGGTTTTGATCGTAGAAGATGAAGAAGATATTATTGAAATCCTTCGCATCGCTATTGAATACAATTCCGATTTTAACGTATTCTTTGCAAAAACAGGACCGGAAGGATTGCAAAAAGCAATCATATTGCAACCCGACTTGATCTTGTTAGATGTATTGATGCCGGGAATGAACGGATTGGAATTGATAGAAGAACTGAGAGTATTTCCCGAAACAGCGGGAATTCCTGTTGCTTTCATCACTTCGCGGGTGCAAAAAAACGAAATCCAGGAATACCAAAAAAGAGGGGCGATCGGCGTGATCGAAAAACCATTCGCTCCACTTGAAATCACCGCGAAGATTTATACTTTGTGGAACGAGGCGATAACCAAATAACTTTAATTTGGTGCAGACTCTTTCATAAAGAGCCTCGCACCAAATCGTATCGACTAATAACCTTTTAAAACTTCATCCTGTTTGTTTAGGAGTTTGACAGAAAGTCTGGGCCCTACTTCTTCCACAATCCGGGATGCCACATAGTTCCCCCATCTGGCGGAACGTTTCGGCGTGAATCCATGTGTCAATCCGTAGAGAACACCTGCTGCGAATGCGTCGCCCGCTCCCGTAGTATCCACAGGTTTTACCGGAAATCCGGGAACCAGTTCGATTTTTCCGTCCTGGCAAACGTAAGCACCTTCTTTGCCCGCAGTCATAAATACCAACGGAGATAAAGTCCCGATATAAGCAACCGCTTCCAAAGGATCTTTTTTTCCGCTCAGTGCCAGCCCTTCTTCCGTATTGCAAAAAACCACATCTACATAATCTTTTGTTAGTTGAATGAATTCATCGCGAGTTCGGTTTACACAAAAAGGATCGCTGTATGTAAACGCTACTTTGACCTGGTTGGCTTTTGCTTCTTTCATGGTAAGCTGGCTCGCTTTTTTTGTAGAGTCCCCGTCCCAAAGATAACCTTCCACATAGACAAATTGAGAAGATTTCAAATCTTCCAAATGAATGTCTGAAGGCGAAAGCGAAGTGGAAATACCCAAACAAGTGAGCATGGTTCTCTCCGCATCCGGTGTTGTTAAGACCACACAAGTTCCCGTATGGCCTTCTTTATCAGGAGCTGTCTCAAATCGGACGCCTGCATCCTCCATATCCTTTTTGTAAAATTCACCGTATGTGTCGTGAGTGACTTTTCCCGCATAACAGCAATTTCCACCTGAGTTGGCGATCGCAATCATCGTGTTAGCGGCACTGCCGCCGGATCTGAGTTCTTTTTTGATTTCGTGGAGATCGGCGAGGATTTGTCCTTGTCTCGTTTCATCGACCAGGGTCATTATACCTTTGTCTATTTTTTGTTTATCTAAAAATTTCGGTTCTACGAATGCGATAATATCAACAAGTGCGTTTCCCACACCAAATACGTCATATTTCTTCATGAAAGCTAAATTGAAATCCTTTGGATCTAAGTCCTCTTTTTTTTGAACCAATTGCAGAGAATCTTTAACTCTTCTGACAGAGGAAAAGTATGCAAGAGAATCGTTGGCGGATGGGTGAAGTTCTTGTTTTTGCAGATACTTCCGTTTCCAGTTTGTTGCTATCTGAAATGGGCGCCGGGTTTTATCGCAGGCTTCTTAGAAGAAGTCACGATAGCAGAGATCTATTTTGCCGATTGATCCGTAAACACCGGGAAAGGTTGGTGGTGCATCTGAGTTCGGTGAGACAAAAGAGAAATTTAAGGATTACTTATCAGAGTCATTTGGAAAATGCGGAGAGTTATTATGTGAAGGTGAACTTTCGGCCGGGACATGAGGATTGGGCGGAGATAGGATTGATTGCGGGGAATTTTAGGGTTTCCAGGACTCTGATTGTGAGTTTGATGATATTTTGGGAGATGGAAGGTGAGGGTAAAAAGAGCGTATGTGTTCCTACATTTCAATCGAAGCCCAAAGAGATCATAGTCATCTACCGACTCAAACCCTTCCGATTAACAAGATCCTTCCACCTCCGGCCCTAAACCAAAACCAATCCACATCTTGCGGTTGCAAAATGTAGAATCATTCAGATACTGGAAAAAAATAGGAATCTAATCTATGTTATCTCTCCAAAAACATCCCAATGGACCTCTTGCCAAACAAGTCCTCCTAGTCATTTTAGATGGAGTAGGATTCACCAAACAAGGTGTAAATGACGGAAACGCGGTGGAAGCCGCAAAAATGCCTGTTCTCAAAAACCTTTGGCAAACAAGACCGACACTCCATTTACGGGCACATGGAACCGCCGTGGGAATGCCAAGCGACGAAGATATGGGCAATTCCGAGGTGGGTCATAATGTTCTAGGTTCGGGACGCATTTTCGACCAAGGGGCAAAATTAGTCAGCGCCTCGATTGACTCCAAAGAAATGTTCCAGGGACCTATTTGGAAAAAGATAATCCAAAACGTAAAAACAAACAATTCCACATTACACTTCTTAGGTTTACTATCCGATGGAAATGTTCATAGCCATATAGATCATTTGCGGGCGATGATTGATGTTGCCCAAACGGAAGCAGTTCCCAAAATCAGACTTCATATTTTACTCGATGGTAGGGATGTTCCCGAAAAATCCGCCCTTGATTATCTCACCCCCTTGGAGTCCCATCTAAGCGAACTCAAAAAATCGGGACTGGACATTTCCGTTGCCTCCGGAGGAGGAAGAATGGAAATCACTATGGACCGTTACGAAGCAGATTGGTCAATGGTGGAACGGGGCTGGAAGGTACACGTATTAGGTGAAGGAAGAAAATTTGCTTCTGCTACCGAAGCAATCGAAACGTTCCGCAAAGAAGATCCGAATGTAATCGATCAATACCTTCCTTCCTTTGTTGTTGCGGACCCGACCGGCAAACCGGTCGGGTCTGTGGAAGACGGCGACTCCGTTATCTTTTTTAATTTCAGAGGAGATCGCTCCATTGAAATCTCAAGAGCATTCACGGAAGAAAACTTTGCCCCTTTCAACAGAATCCGATTTCCCAAGATCGAATTTGCAGGCATGATGCAATACGACGGAGATTCATTTATCCCCAAACAATACTTAGTTTCTCCACCGGTCATCGATCGCACAATGGGAGAATATTTGGTGAACGAACATGTAGCTCAGTACGCGATTTCGGAAACGCAAAAATACGGGCATGTTACTTTTTTCTGGAACGGAAATAAATCAGGATACTTCAACCAGGCTCTCGAAACTTACGAAGAAGTGAAATCCGATGTCATTCCTTTTGACCAAAAGCCGGAGATGAAAGCGAAAGAAATCACGGACACTCTCATCCAAGCGATCCAAAGTCACAAATATCCTTTCTTAAGAGTCAATTACGCTAACGGAGATATGGTGGGACATACCGGCAATATGGAAGCAACTGTCAAAGGTTTGGAATACCTGGATTCCTGTATCGACCGTTTGGTAAAAATCTGCAAAGAGTCGGGAACGGTACTTTTTATCACTGCCGATCACGGAAATGCGGATGAAATGTACCAGCTGGACAAAAAAGGACACGCGCAAACTTCCAAAGATGGCAAACCTGTCCCGAAAACCAGCCATACATTGAATCCTGTGCATTTCGTCGTTTTCGATCCGGAATCGAAAATCCAATTCGTAGAACAAGACCCTAACTTCGGTTTAGCGAACATAGCTGCGACCGTATTGGACGTATTGGGATTTGAAGCACCTGTCGGATACCACCAAAGCCTGATCCGAAGGTAGTCTTTCCATGAAGGTTTTTTCTGTTTTAAGTTTCTCTTTTCTTTCCTTATTTTTCATCTCATGCTCCGAAGAGGCAGGATCTCTATCGGAAGCAAAAAAAAAGGAAATCCGAACCAAACTAAGACAGGAAAACTTTCAAGGAGTGGTTCTAGTTGCCAAAGGAAAGGACATTCTATTCAGAGAAACTTTCTATCACAAAAAGGGAAACCAACCGAATCAACTCTACAGAAAACATAGTTTCCCGTTAGGTGAAGTAACAAAACCTTTTACAGCATTTGCACTCAAAGTTCTTCTCAGAGAGAAAAAAATCAAAGAGTCCGATCCTGTAGTCAAATATCTTTCCTGGTTTCCTTATAAAGAAATCACGATTGAAAATTTGCTCAAACATACGAGCGGACTTCCCCGATTCATAGAAATCGATTCCCATTTTGATTCCAAACCGGAAGCTCAAAAAAGAAGTCAGGTTCGTAATAGTTTTACCTCTTCCGTCTTACTACCTTCCTTTCTCCCAGGAGAATATTGGAAGTATACAAGACTCGATTATTTTATATTAGGCTATCTGATTGAGGCACTTTCTGAAAAATCATATTCAGATTATATCAAAGAAACCATTTTAAAACCCTTGAATATGAATCATTCCTACGTGGATGTTCATGATCCGTTTCTGGGAAATAGCGGAATTTATTCCAATCCGGAAGATCTTGTTCTTTGGAAAGAAGAGTTATTACATCCGAGTCTATTACCCAAAAAAGAAGTGGAAAAACTTTTTCAAAAAACCATCCTACAGGATTCCATTTCGCAAGATTCTATTTTCTTCGGAGAAGGGATGTATGTAGGAGAGTATTTTCATTGGGCCTATGGAAAGGCAAAAGGAATCGCCAATCTATTTTATCAAGATAGGAAAAGCGATATATTGATATCGATTGTAAATCCCTGGGGAGGTACCAAGGGAGATTTGTCCTTTTATAAATCCATTCTCACCGAATCTCTATTTGGCGGAAAAAAACTAAAACTGAGAGACGTTCCCAAAAACCAAATGGAAGTGGATTTGGAAACTTTGATGAAAGAAAACAAAGTGCCTGCTGTCGGTGTCGCAGTTTATAAAAATTACAAATTGGTTTGGAAAAAAAACTACGGTGTCCGTAATTTAAAAACTTCTACCAAAGTGACGGACAATACTTTATTTCGCGCTGGCTCCCTTTCCAAAACAGTCACTGCAGTTACGGCAGTGAAATTGGCCGAAGAAGGAAAACTGAATCTGTATTCCAATTGGAATCAAAAACTACTGAAATTTCATATCAGCCTAAAGAAAAAAGAAAAAGGCGCATTTGTTAATCTGGACAGTCTGCTCTCTCATACGAGCGGACTCACGGAAAAAGGAAATTGGGATGATCCGATCAACCAAAACAAAAAGCACCTAACAGATATTCAGGATTCCTTCTCTCCGAAACCCGGCCACGGTCTGGAAATATACTACAAACCGGGATCTAAATCCCGTTATTCGGGAGCGGGTTATAGCGTCATCCAGGAAGCAATCGTAGAAGCGACAAAACTTTCCTTTCCTAAAGTAATCACTAAATATGTAGGAAAACCCTTAGGTTGGAAACGAAGCAGCTTTCGTCAAAATCTTACCGAAGCGGACGATCACTGCGAAGGTCATGATGAAAAGGGGGAAATTCTGGAAGAAAAAAAATTCGTCACCCCCGAACTGGCCGCAGGGGGACTCTGGACCACTCCCGAAGAGATTGGAAACGTATTTGCGGAAGTGGCGCTCGCCACCAAAGGCGGGTCGTCTCTTATTTCCGAATCTTCTGCAAAATACCTGCTCACTCCGAAAATGAGTGCTGCGAACCTGACAGTGCACGCCCTCGTGGGCAGGGGCTTTTTCATCAATCAATCCGGACCTTCCGAGTATTTTTTCCATGGTGGCCATACAAAGGGACATAAGTCGCTGGCATTTTTCAACGCGGGCAAGGGATATGGGATCGTAATTATGACCAATTCGGAAAATGGCTCCGGTCTTATCTGGAGAATCCTCGGGGCTGTTTCCGCTCAAGAAAAATGGGATAAATTCGTAAATTAATCTGATTGACCAATGTCAAAAATTGATTATCCTCTAAGCGTTTAATGGAATACACTGAGTCAAAGACAAATGACATTATAGTTCTGAAACTTTTCGGAAACTTAGATATGTTAAATGCCGGAATCCTGAAGGAAAGAATCAGGGAGTCTTTTGCTCAAAACGAGTTCAAATTCATATTTGATCTGGAAGGAGTGAACTTCATCGACTCTTCCGGTTTCGGGCTGATCATGTCGCTCAACGACAAACTTGCCGAATCAGGCGGAGGGCTTAGGATCGCAAATGTATCCAAAACCATCCAACAAATTTTCCGTATCTCTAAAATCTCTTCCGTGATTTTGATTTTTGAATCTCTGGACGAAGCACTTTCTTCTTTTAAGAAGTAAACGCACCTACCATCTTTTTCCAAAAATTCCGCAGTTTCGCTACTTTGGCATTTCCCGGAGAATTTTCCTCCATCGTTTCCAATAAGACTCCCGCCTTGTCCGTATTTTTCATATGCATCAGAATTTCAGTTAACAAAAGTAAGTTTTTAAAATTTTTGGGATCGCGGAGTCTGAGTCTTTCCGAAAAATCACAAGCTTGTTCATAGTTTCTTTTTTGTTTATAAGCAAACGCGATGTAAAAAAGAAAATCAGTATCCTGCGGATTGGTCTTTAGATATTTTTCCGCATGAACAAT
The nucleotide sequence above comes from Leptospira kobayashii. Encoded proteins:
- a CDS encoding STAS domain-containing protein: MEYTESKTNDIIVLKLFGNLDMLNAGILKERIRESFAQNEFKFIFDLEGVNFIDSSGFGLIMSLNDKLAESGGGLRIANVSKTIQQIFRISKISSVILIFESLDEALSSFKK
- a CDS encoding serine hydrolase domain-containing protein, which encodes MKVFSVLSFSFLSLFFISCSEEAGSLSEAKKKEIRTKLRQENFQGVVLVAKGKDILFRETFYHKKGNQPNQLYRKHSFPLGEVTKPFTAFALKVLLREKKIKESDPVVKYLSWFPYKEITIENLLKHTSGLPRFIEIDSHFDSKPEAQKRSQVRNSFTSSVLLPSFLPGEYWKYTRLDYFILGYLIEALSEKSYSDYIKETILKPLNMNHSYVDVHDPFLGNSGIYSNPEDLVLWKEELLHPSLLPKKEVEKLFQKTILQDSISQDSIFFGEGMYVGEYFHWAYGKAKGIANLFYQDRKSDILISIVNPWGGTKGDLSFYKSILTESLFGGKKLKLRDVPKNQMEVDLETLMKENKVPAVGVAVYKNYKLVWKKNYGVRNLKTSTKVTDNTLFRAGSLSKTVTAVTAVKLAEEGKLNLYSNWNQKLLKFHISLKKKEKGAFVNLDSLLSHTSGLTEKGNWDDPINQNKKHLTDIQDSFSPKPGHGLEIYYKPGSKSRYSGAGYSVIQEAIVEATKLSFPKVITKYVGKPLGWKRSSFRQNLTEADDHCEGHDEKGEILEEKKFVTPELAAGGLWTTPEEIGNVFAEVALATKGGSSLISESSAKYLLTPKMSAANLTVHALVGRGFFINQSGPSEYFFHGGHTKGHKSLAFFNAGKGYGIVIMTNSENGSGLIWRILGAVSAQEKWDKFVN